In Phacochoerus africanus isolate WHEZ1 chromosome 14, ROS_Pafr_v1, whole genome shotgun sequence, one genomic interval encodes:
- the PITPNA gene encoding phosphatidylinositol transfer protein alpha isoform, producing the protein MVLLKEYRVILPVSVEEYQVGQLYSVAEASKNETGGGEGVEVLVNEPYEKDGEKGQYTHKIYHLQSKVPTFVRMLAPEGALNIHEKAWNAYPYCRTVITNEYMKEDFLIKIETWHKPDLGTQENVHKLEPEAWKHVEAIYIDIADRSQVLSKDYKAEEDPAKFKSIKTGRGPLGPNWKQELVNQKDCPYMCAYKLVTVKFKWWGLQNKVENFIHKQERRLFTNFHRQLFCWLDKWVDLTMDDIRRMEEETKRQLDEMRQKDPVKGMTADD; encoded by the exons TCGAGTCATCCTACCTGTGTCAGTAGAAGAG TATCAAGTAGGGCAGCTGTATTCTGTGGCCGAGGCCAGCAAAAATGAAACGGGCGGTGGCGAAGGCGTGGAGGTCCTGGTGAACGAGCCCTACGAGAAGGACGGTGAGAAAGGACAGTACACACACAAGATCTACCACTTACAGAG CAAAGTGCCCACGTTTGTTCGAATGCTGGCCCCGGAGGGAGCCCTGAATATCCATGAAAAAGCATGGAATGCCTACCCTTATTGCAGAACCG TTATTACA AATGAGTACATGAAAGAAGACTTTCTGATTAAAATTGAAACCTGGCACAAACCAGATCTTGGCACCCAGGAGAAT GTGCATAAACTGGAGCCTGAGGCATGGAAACACGTGGAAGCCATATACATAGACATCGCAGATCGAAGCCAAGTACTTAGCAAG GATTACAAGGCAGAGGAAGACCCAGCAAAATTTAAATCTATCAAAACAGGCCGAGGACCCTTGGGCCCCAACTGGAAG CAAGAACTTGTAAATCAGAAAGACTGCCCATACATGTGTGCATACAAACTGGTTACTGTCAAGTTCAAGTGGTGGGGCCTGCAGAACAAAGTGGAAAACTTTATACATAAG CAAGAGAGGCGTCTGTTTACAAACTTCCACAGGCAGCTGTTCTGTTGGCTCGATAAGTGGGTTGACCTGACCATGGACGACATTCGAAGGATGGAAGAAGAGACGAAGAGACAGCTGGACGAG atgAGACAAAAGGACCCAGTGAAAGGAATGACGGCGGACGACTAA